From a single Pseudobutyrivibrio xylanivorans genomic region:
- a CDS encoding ABC transporter permease has protein sequence MNKSKSLGRYLKQNWQLYVLFLGPALVLTIIFKYLPMGGIMIAFQKYNPIKGILASRWVGLKHFERFLSSPDFIRYLVNTLKLSLYGLLWGFPVPILLALLLNRIESTGIKKKIQLVLYMPNFISVIVLCGMVRILLSVNGPINGLFGTAINFMTIPEAFRSIYITSGIWQGAGWASIMYTAALSNASKELKEAAMIDGANIFQQIKAVEWPAIKNMVVIQFILSAGNIMSIGFEKAYALQTDLNLETSEIIATYVYKKGLIEGDYSFSTAVGLFNTVINLILLIVVNKIVEKMNDGQGL, from the coding sequence ATGAATAAGTCAAAAAGTCTGGGAAGATATCTCAAACAAAATTGGCAGCTATATGTTTTATTTTTAGGGCCAGCACTGGTACTTACCATCATATTTAAGTATTTGCCAATGGGCGGCATCATGATTGCTTTCCAAAAGTACAATCCAATCAAAGGAATCTTGGCAAGCCGTTGGGTAGGACTTAAGCATTTTGAGAGATTTTTATCTTCGCCAGATTTCATTAGATATTTGGTGAATACTTTAAAGCTTTCATTATATGGATTGCTTTGGGGATTTCCGGTTCCGATTCTTCTGGCACTTTTGCTTAACAGAATCGAGAGTACAGGAATTAAAAAGAAAATCCAGTTGGTTCTTTACATGCCAAACTTCATTTCAGTTATTGTCCTTTGCGGTATGGTTCGAATTCTTCTTTCTGTAAACGGACCAATCAACGGCCTATTCGGTACTGCTATCAATTTTATGACAATTCCTGAGGCATTCCGAAGCATCTATATTACAAGTGGTATCTGGCAGGGTGCAGGCTGGGCTTCAATCATGTACACAGCGGCACTTTCCAATGCCAGCAAGGAATTGAAGGAAGCAGCTATGATTGATGGAGCCAATATCTTCCAACAGATAAAGGCGGTGGAGTGGCCAGCCATTAAGAATATGGTTGTTATTCAATTCATTCTATCAGCAGGAAATATTATGAGCATCGGCTTTGAAAAGGCTTACGCTCTTCAGACAGATTTAAACTTAGAAACATCCGAAATCATAGCAACCTATGTATATAAGAAAGGTTTGATTGAAGGTGATTACAGCTTTTCAACAGCGGTAGGCCTTTTTAATACAGTTATAAACCTAATCCTTCTTATTGTGGTTAACAAGATTGTTGAGAAGATGAACGACGGACAGGGATTATAG
- a CDS encoding LacI family DNA-binding transcriptional regulator, which translates to MSEKVTIQDIADALGLSRNTVSKAINNTGILADSTREKILQKAVEMGYKQFSYIASMPNSSIMTEQPPKACGEIAVMIGGVVDRSHFATTMLDKFQMEISSLGYSMTMHRISDDNRKKKQLPITFISDNTKGILCVELFDYEYIKMLTELGIPVLMADGPIESFSKPLDVDMLLMNNTNCIFEIIEKLKDKGITKVGFVGEKFHCRSFFERYSAFRDAMYMCELPINEDYNLTNVHAHDIEYPGYLFKSLKKMKEMPELFICANDFVAIDLLQGLKKLNIECPKDVLICGFDDSPESRFITPALTTCHIHSQILGFSAAQLLISRINQPDLNYRTLYAETDLLIRESTAIK; encoded by the coding sequence ATGTCAGAAAAAGTTACAATCCAGGATATCGCCGATGCTCTTGGATTATCTAGAAATACTGTTTCTAAAGCAATAAACAACACTGGAATTCTTGCTGATTCCACTAGAGAAAAAATTCTTCAAAAAGCTGTCGAAATGGGCTACAAGCAGTTTTCTTATATTGCTTCCATGCCTAATTCTTCAATCATGACGGAGCAGCCTCCAAAAGCCTGCGGCGAAATAGCAGTTATGATAGGTGGTGTTGTAGATCGTTCACACTTTGCCACCACCATGCTTGATAAATTCCAGATGGAGATTTCATCCTTGGGATATAGCATGACCATGCATCGAATTTCAGATGATAATAGAAAGAAAAAGCAACTTCCTATCACTTTTATTTCCGACAATACAAAGGGTATTCTCTGCGTTGAACTATTTGACTATGAATACATAAAAATGCTTACAGAGCTTGGCATTCCTGTTCTTATGGCCGATGGACCAATTGAATCCTTCTCCAAGCCACTTGATGTGGATATGCTTCTTATGAACAATACCAACTGCATCTTTGAGATAATTGAAAAACTTAAGGACAAGGGTATAACAAAGGTCGGTTTTGTGGGCGAGAAGTTCCACTGTCGTTCCTTCTTTGAAAGATACTCTGCTTTCAGAGATGCCATGTATATGTGCGAGCTTCCTATAAATGAAGATTACAACCTCACAAATGTTCATGCCCATGACATAGAGTATCCTGGCTACCTTTTCAAGTCCTTAAAAAAGATGAAAGAAATGCCTGAGCTTTTTATCTGTGCCAATGATTTCGTGGCAATCGATTTGCTACAAGGCTTAAAGAAATTAAACATTGAATGTCCAAAGGATGTGCTTATCTGCGGCTTTGATGATTCACCAGAATCTCGCTTCATCACCCCTGCACTTACCACCTGCCACATTCACTCGCAGATTCTTGGTTTTTCAGCGGCTCAGCTATTGATTTCCAGAATCAATCAACCGGATTTGAATTACAGAACACTTT